The DNA region CGCGGCGACCCGCTCCAGCGCGAGCGCCCGCTGCTCGACCGACAGCGTGATCGAGCGGACCACCGCGCCGCGGGCCGCCGCCCGGATCGCGAGCTCACCCCAGCCGGTGCCGATCTCCAGCAGCCGGGTGCCCGGTCCGACGCCGGCACCGTCCAGCAGCCGGTCGATCTTGCGGTGCTGCGCGGCCACGAACACCTGCTCGTCGATGCGCACCGGGTCGCGGCGCTCCTCCTCGGTGAACAGCGCCGAGGAGTAGGACAGCGACGGGTCGAGGAACAGCGCGAACAGGTCGTTGGAGAGGTCGTAGTGCGCGGCCACGTTCTCCCGGGTGTGCGAGCGGGAGCCGCGGTGGGTCTGCGGCAGCCGGGTGGTGACCACCGCGCGCAGCGACTGCAGCGCCGGCGGCACCAGGCGCGCCATCCGGGCCGCGAGCACCTCCAGGAAGTCGCCGAGCGCGTCGGGACCCTGGTCGCCCTCGTCCCACGCGCCGGTCATGTACGCCTCGCCGAAGCCGATCAGCTGGTCGCGCCCCAGCCGCGCGAAGAACTCGTCGGGCCGGTGCACGTGGATCGCCGGCCCACCCTGACCGATCTCCTCGGCCGGTCCGTGGGCGCCGCCGGCGAGGTGGACGGTCACCGGCAGCCGGCCGATCGCGCTGCGGAACAGGCGCCGCGCGATCCGGGCCGCGATGCCGTACGACGGGGCGTCGGTCAGGTCCGGCCAGCGGTCGGTGTCGAGTGCGGGGTTTGCGGTCGCGGTCATCGCTTGCCTCCGGGACGGGCTCCGTGCGGAGCGGGGTGATCGGTGGGACGGGGCTGGACGGGGAGGCGGCGCAGCCAGAGCCACACCCCGTGCAGGTGGATCGAGACGGTGCCGCGCAGCCCGGCCAGCGCGACCCGCGGCTCGGGTGCCGGGCGCCCGGTCAGCGCGGCGCCGAAGCGGCCGGCCTCGGGGGTCTGGTCGCCGGGGTCGAGGGTGACCGCCAGTCGCAGCCGCCCGTCCGGGTCGCCGGTCGGCGGCGGCGCGTGGACGACGTACCGCCCGTCGGTGCCGTGGAACGGTGAGACGTACATGGCCTTGTCGACCTCGCCCCGGCCGTCCTCGTCCATGTCGAGCAGGTAGGCGTGCCGGTCGCCGTAGGTGTTGTGCACCTCGACCACCGTCGCGTCCGGGGCGGCGCCGGTCTCCGGCCCGTCGGGCGAGCGCCAGACCCAGTGCACCGAGATCGGGTTGAAGCAGTGGCCCAGCGCGCGGGGCTGGGCCGCCATCAGGGCCCGTCCGCCGCGCAGGTCGAGCCCGGCCTGCGCCAGGAAGGTGTCCAGCCCCTCGCGGATCGTCGTGGTCGCGCCGGTGAAGTGGTCGCGGCCCTCGAAGGTGCCGCGCCGCCATCCGGCCGGCGGCCGGGTCGCGGCGACGTCGTCGAGGTCGACCACCCACATCCGGGTGTGCAGCCGGAAGCGGTGGCGCAGCGGTGCACGCCGGGTGTGGGTGAGGGTCGTCGCGTAGGCGGTGCGAGCGGCGGTGCGGCCGGGGTCGCGGCGTACTCCGCTCCCCGGGCTCGGGCTGCCCGCAGCGGCGACCGAGAGGTCCGGTACGACGGCGCCGGCCGGCCACGAGAAGCCCAGTCGCTCCGCCGCGGCCAGCCCGGACCGCGCGCCGTCCTCGTGGAAGCCCCACCCGTGGTAGGCGCCGGCGAAGACGATCCGGTCGGTGTCGATCTCGGGCAGCCGGGCCTGGGCGGCGACCGAGGCCGGGCTGTACTGCGGGTGCTCGTAGGCGCGGCGCGCGATCACCGTGGCCGGGTCGACCAGGTGCTCGCCGCCCAGCGTCACCAGGTAGTGCTGCGGGGTGTCCAGCCGCTGCAGCCGGGTCAGGTCGTAGGTGACCAGCACCGGTCCGCCGAGCCGCTCGGGGCGCCGGAAGTTCCAGGAGGCACGGGCGGCGGGGGCATCGGGCAGCAGCGAGGTGTCGGTGTGCAGCAGCGCCGTGTTCGCGGCGTACGGGATCGCGGAGAGGACCTCGGTCTGCGCGGCCGTGGGCGCGGCGAGCATCCCGAGCGCCGCGGCGGGGTGGGTGGCGATGACCGCGGCGTCGTACTCCTCGGTGCCGGACTCGGTGGCGACCCGCACCCCGTCGTCGTGCTCGTTCACCGCGACCACCGCGGCGTCCAGGGCGATCTTGCCGCCGGCGGCGGTGAGCGCGGCGGCGACGGCGTCGACGTAGGCGTGCGAGCCGCCCTCCACGGTGCGCCAGGTCGGCGACCCGAAGACGCCGAGCATCCCGTGGTGGTCGAGGAAGGTGAACAGGTAGGCGGCCGGGTAGTCCAGGGCGTCGGCGGGGTCGGTCGACCAGACGGCGGCGACCAGCGGCTCCATGAAGTGCCGCCGGAAGTACGGCGTGAAGCCGTGCGCGTCCAGGAACGAGCGCAGCGTGGCGAGGTCCCCGGCCGGTGTCGCGTCGGTGCCGGCCAGGAGCCGCTTGGCGTGCCGGTGGAAGCGCGGGATCTCGGTGAGCATCCGCAGGTAGTGCGGGTCGCGCAGGTTGCGGCCGCTCGGGAAGAGGCCGCGCGGACCGAGCGCGCCGGCCCACTCCACCCCGGTGCCGCGGTCGCTGACCGACAGCGACATCTCGGAGGGCCGTGACTGAACGCCCAGCTCGGCGAAGAGCCGCAGCAGGGTCGGGTAGGTGCGCTCGTTGTGGACGATGAACCCGGTGTCGATGGCCAGCTCCCGGCCGGTCGCCGGGTCGGGCACCCGGTGGGTGTCGGCGTGGCCGCCCAACCGCCGGTCGGACTCGTAGAGGGTGACCTCGGCGGTGCGGGAGGCGACATGGGCGGCGAGGAGCCCGGCGACGCCGGAGCCGATCACCGCGACGCGGCGGGGGTGCATCAGGTCTCCAGGGTGAACAGCGCGATGGGGTCGCTGCTCGGCTCCCGGGAGCCGCCGTCGGGCTCGACGGTGATCCCCACCGCGGTGGCGTCGGCGGCGTCACCGTCGAGCAGGAGGGTGGCGTCGGGCGCGTCGGGCATCAGCCCGGCCGGCTGCATGGAGCCCTCCGGGGTCTGCAGCCACAGCTGGTAGACCCGTCCGGACGGCGCGGCCGCCATGTCCTCGGTGACGATCACCGCGCGGCCCTCGCTGCGGGAGACGACCACGGTCGCGGTCGAGCCGTCCGGGAAGTCCTGCCGGACCCGGGTGGCGTCGTCGGCCTCGAGGACCCGCTCGGTGGTGGTGGGCGCGGCGATCGTGTCCCCGCCGTCCCCCGCCCAGGGGCGGATCCAGACCGTGCCGGCGGCGAGCGCGATCAGCACCACCGCGGCCGCGGCCAGGAACATCCGGTTGTGGGTCCAGCGCACGCGCCGGTGGCTGCGCCGTCCCGCGGCGGCGGGCCGGGCCGGCTCGACGGGCCGGGCAGGTTCCGCGACCGGCGGCAGCGGCCGGACCGTCTCGATCCCGGCGAGCACGGCGGCGCGCAGGTCCGGCGGCGGCGCGACCTCGTCGGTGGCCAGCAGCGTCGCCGTCTCCTGCAGCTCGGCGACCTCGGCGCGGCAGTCGGCGCAGTCGGCCAGGTGCCGCTCGAACCGGGCGCGCTCCATGTCGTCGAGCGCGTCCACCGCGTAGGCCCCGGAGAGCCGGTGCAGGTCGGCGGCCGGCAGCTCGCCGGGCCTGAGGTTCTGGTCGTGATCCGTCATCGTCCTACTCCGATCGCGTCGCGCAGCCGGATCAGGCCGTCGCGGATCCTGGTCTTCGCCGTCCCCACCGGCAGGTCCAACAGGGCGGCCACCTCGGTGTGGGTGTAGCCCCCGAGATAGGCCAGCTCGATCGCCTCGCGCTGGATCGCGGTGAGGTCGGCCAGTGCCGTCCTCACCCGCTTCGCCTCCAGCGAGGCATGTGCCGCATCGGCGGTCGCGTCGTGGTCGACCGCGTGGTTGCGTTGGTGGTACGTCGTCTCCCGGCGGCTGGACGCCTCGGCGGATCGCACCCGGTCCACCGCCTTGCGGTGGCCGATGGTCAGCAGCCAGGAGAGGGCGCTGCCCCGGTCGGAGTCGAAGCGGCTCGCGGTCCGCCAGACCTCGAGGTAGGTCTCCTGCGTGACCTCCTCGGCCTGGGCCGGGTCACGCACCACCCGGAGCACCAGCCCGTGCACGCGCGCCGACGTGGCGTCGTACAGGCGGGCGAAGGCCTCGCGGTCACCGCGCGCGGAGCGGTTCAGCAGAGCCGCCAGCTCGGTGGCGAGGTCGGTGTGGTCCGCGCCCAACGGCGCCCCCTGGTCGGGGGCGCCGTCGGCGCCGGAGCGGACCGGATCCATGTCGTGATCCTTCCGGGTGGGTGGTGACCGTGGCTAGTCCGCGGTCACTTGACCCCGGTCATCACCTGGTCGATCACGTACACCGTGGCGTTGGCGGTCGGGATGTTGCCGCACAGCACGTTGGCGGTGACGTCGCCGTCGGAGACGGTCATCCCGGACTCCGGGTCGCCCTCGACGGTCACCGTGTCGCCGGCCAGCGTGTCGTGCTCACCGACCACGGCGTCCGCGGTGGCGTTCTCGCCGACCACGTGGTGGGCCAGCACGGCGTAGAGGTCGGAGTCCTGGCCGTTCTTCTTGGCGTCCTTGACCAGCGCGTTGACGTTCTTCTGGCCGAGCTCCTCGAAGGCGCCGTTGTAGGGCGCGAACACGGTCAGCGCCTCGGCGCCGTTGAGGGTGTCGGCGAGGCCGTCGATCGAGCTGACCGCGGTCACCAGCGTGCTGAGCAGCGGGTTGTTGCTCGCCGCGGTGGCCACCGTGTCGTCCACCATGCCGTCCAGGGAGCCCTCACCGTCGGTGGGGATCTCCGAGCAGGCCGGGCCGAACGTCTCGGTCATCGCGCCGGTGCTGTCGTCCATGCTCTCCGAGCCCTCGTCCATCGGGGACTCGCTGGTCTCGCTGGTGGTGTCGCCGGAGCCGGAGTCGTCCGCGCTCTCGTCGTCACTGCCGCACGCGGCCAGGGACACCGAGAGCGCCAGCGCTGCGGCGACACCGGCGGTACGGCGGAGGGGGAGCTTGAAGTGGTTCATGGGTTTGCCTTCCCGTTGGGGTGTCTTGTGCAGGTGGTTCGACGCCGCCGGTGGACCGGATTGGTGGTCACGGAAACTTTTTTCTTCGGTACCCGGCGGGGTGGGTCTCAGCCCCGGATCGCCGCCGCTCCCGGCGACTGCGCCGAGAGGTCGGTGGATTCCCGCCGAGGGGTCGGTGGGTGCCTGCCGAGAGGTCGGTCGGGGACCTGCGAGAGGTCGGTGAGAGGTCGCCGAGAGGTCAGGCGACATTGACGATCAGCTCGTGGACGCCGCTGGCGCCGTCGGGGAACGGCTCCGCCCGGACCGCGGTCTGGGTCTCCCCGTCACCGGTCAGGGTGCGTGCGGCGATCCGGTGCGAGCCGGACTCGGCCTGCCACTTGTGGAACCACTGGCGCCAGTAGACGTTGCCCGCGTCCGGCCCGAGCTCGGCATCGGTCCACGGGCCGCCGTCGATACGGACCTGGACGCGCTTCACACCCTTGTCGAACTGAGCCCACGCGACGCCGCCGATGACCACCTCGCCCGCGTCGATGTCGGCGAGAGCGGCGGGGGTGTCGATCCGGGCCGAGGGCTTGATCGGGGCGTCGGTGGCCCAGTCGCGGTCGGTCCAGTACGCCGACTGCTCGGCGTACGTGGTCAGGGTGAGTCGGGTGACCCACTTGGTGGCGGAGATGAAGCCGTAGAGGCCGGGCACCACCATCCGCACCGGGAAGCCGTGCTCGCGGGGCAGCGCCTCGCCGTTCATCCCGACCGCGAGCATCGCGTCGCGGCCGTCGGTGGCCAGGGCCAGCGGTGTGCTGATGGTCATCCCGTCCACGTCGGTGGAGAGGATCTGATCGGCGGTGCCGCCGACGCCGGCGCGGTCGAGTACGTCGGTCAGCCGCACGCCCAACCACCGGGCACCGCCCGCGTAGGGGCCGCCGACCGTGTTGGAGACGCAGGTCAGCGTGATGTCCCGTTCGATCAGGTCCATCGCGAGCAGGTCGTCGAAGGTCAGCGTGATCTCCTCGTCGACGTCGCCGTCGATGGTCAGCGTCCAGTCGTCGGCACTGACCACGGGGACGTCGAGCCGGGTGTCGACGCGGTAGAAGTCGGCGTTGCCGGTGCGGAACGAGGTGATCCCGGGGACCTGGTCGTCCAGGCCGCGGGGAACGTCTTCGCCGGGTCGGTGGGCGAGGGCAGCGTGATGTCCTCGGGACGCAGTCGGAGGTTCGAGACCAGGCGTCCGACGGCTCCGCCCGCGGCCGCGAGCGCGCCGAGCGCGCCGACCGCGACGAGCAGGCCGCGCCGGCCGGCGGTGAGCGCGGGGGCCGGGTGGGTGGTGTCGTCGGTGGCCGGGGTGCCGTCCGGGTCGTCGGCGGCCGGGGCGCCGGCGCCGGCGCCGGCCTTGGCGCGGTCGACCCGGTGCTGGGCGCGGGCCAGCCACAGCAGGGCGCCGACTCCCGCCACCGTTGCCACCAGGCAGGGCAGCAGGTCGGTGACCGCCGCGGCGGGCCGGCTGAGCACAGCCGTCCCGGCAACAGCCACGAGGAGGAGCAGCAGCGCGGCGCCGTACCGGACCCGTCGGCGGGCGAGCACCCCGGCGACCCCGGCGAGCACGACCACCCCGACCAGGACCGAGCCGACCAGGATCACCTTGTCGGCGGAGCCGAAGGTGCGGATCGCCCACTCCTTCATCGGGGTCGGCGTCAGGTCGATCACCGCCGAGCCGACGGCGAGCACCGGTGAGGTCGCGGGCACGGTCAGTGCCGCGACCAGGTGTGCCAGCCCGAGGCCGGTCAGTGTCGCCAGGATCCCGTACGCCGCCCATGCCAACCGTGCCTTCATGGGGGTGGTTCGGACCCGTGGTGGTGTCCGGATGGGTCGTTCGGGCGGGACTTGTCGGCCGAAACCCGCACGACACGCCGATGCGCTCCGGCGTGTCGTGCGGGTTTCCCCGGTCAGCCGGTGAAACCCGCAGCCCCCGGCTCCACCCCCACCGGCGTCGCCACGTGCACCAACGCATCCCCCGCGTTCACGATCGGCGCCCGGGACATCCCGATCACGATCCCGGGGCGGTCGGCGTGCACCAGCCGCACCCGGCGGCCGAAGGTGTCGGTGAGCCCGCCGAGCCGCTGGCCGTCCGCGACGGTGTCGCCGAGCTCGACCTCCAGGTGCAGGATGCCGGTGCCGCGGGCGCGGACCCAGCCGCTGGTGCGGGTCTCCACGGGCGGTGGGGCGCCCTCGGTGGTGGCGAGCTCGGCGGGCTCGAGGTCGATCATGCCCAGCGACGCGAGCACACGTCGTACGCCGGCGACGCCGACGGCGATCGGCTCGTGCTCGAAACGCAGCGCCTCACCGGCCTCGTAGAGCAGCACGCAGGCGCCCGCCTCCCGCGCCGCCTGGCGCAGCGAACCGTCCCGGATCCGGGCGTGCAGCATCACCGGGGCGCCGAAGGCCTCGGCCAGCTCGCGGGTGCGCGGGTCGTCCAGGTCGGCGCGGATCTGGGGCAGGTTGGTGCGCCGGTCCGAGGCGGTGTGCAGGTCGATGCCGACCTCGCACTTGGAGACCACCTCGGTCATGAAGAGCTTCGCGATCCGGCTGGCCAGGGAGCCGCGGGAGGAGCCGGGGAAGGAGCGGTTGAGGTCGCGCCGGTCGGGCAGGTAGCGGTCGCCGGACATGAAGCCGAGCACGTTCACCACCGGCACCGCGACCAGCGTGCCGCGCAGCGTCCTGGCCGACAGCGAGGCGAGCGCCTGCCGGATCACCTCGACCCCGCCGACCTCGTCGCCGTGGATCGCCGCGTTCACCCAGACCACCG from Nocardioides sambongensis includes:
- a CDS encoding FAD-dependent oxidoreductase, which gives rise to MHPRRVAVIGSGVAGLLAAHVASRTAEVTLYESDRRLGGHADTHRVPDPATGRELAIDTGFIVHNERTYPTLLRLFAELGVQSRPSEMSLSVSDRGTGVEWAGALGPRGLFPSGRNLRDPHYLRMLTEIPRFHRHAKRLLAGTDATPAGDLATLRSFLDAHGFTPYFRRHFMEPLVAAVWSTDPADALDYPAAYLFTFLDHHGMLGVFGSPTWRTVEGGSHAYVDAVAAALTAAGGKIALDAAVVAVNEHDDGVRVATESGTEEYDAAVIATHPAAALGMLAAPTAAQTEVLSAIPYAANTALLHTDTSLLPDAPAARASWNFRRPERLGGPVLVTYDLTRLQRLDTPQHYLVTLGGEHLVDPATVIARRAYEHPQYSPASVAAQARLPEIDTDRIVFAGAYHGWGFHEDGARSGLAAAERLGFSWPAGAVVPDLSVAAAGSPSPGSGVRRDPGRTAARTAYATTLTHTRRAPLRHRFRLHTRMWVVDLDDVAATRPPAGWRRGTFEGRDHFTGATTTIREGLDTFLAQAGLDLRGGRALMAAQPRALGHCFNPISVHWVWRSPDGPETGAAPDATVVEVHNTYGDRHAYLLDMDEDGRGEVDKAMYVSPFHGTDGRYVVHAPPPTGDPDGRLRLAVTLDPGDQTPEAGRFGAALTGRPAPEPRVALAGLRGTVSIHLHGVWLWLRRLPVQPRPTDHPAPHGARPGGKR
- a CDS encoding succinylglutamate desuccinylase/aspartoacylase family protein: MAARRLRESFAIGNVRVRAGSAKEVELPITRLVTGGDVSLPVRVLHGREPGPVVWVNAAIHGDEVGGVEVIRQALASLSARTLRGTLVAVPVVNVLGFMSGDRYLPDRRDLNRSFPGSSRGSLASRIAKLFMTEVVSKCEVGIDLHTASDRRTNLPQIRADLDDPRTRELAEAFGAPVMLHARIRDGSLRQAAREAGACVLLYEAGEALRFEHEPIAVGVAGVRRVLASLGMIDLEPAELATTEGAPPPVETRTSGWVRARGTGILHLEVELGDTVADGQRLGGLTDTFGRRVRLVHADRPGIVIGMSRAPIVNAGDALVHVATPVGVEPGAAGFTG
- a CDS encoding SAM-dependent methyltransferase; its protein translation is MTATANPALDTDRWPDLTDAPSYGIAARIARRLFRSAIGRLPVTVHLAGGAHGPAEEIGQGGPAIHVHRPDEFFARLGRDQLIGFGEAYMTGAWDEGDQGPDALGDFLEVLAARMARLVPPALQSLRAVVTTRLPQTHRGSRSHTRENVAAHYDLSNDLFALFLDPSLSYSSALFTEEERRDPVRIDEQVFVAAQHRKIDRLLDGAGVGPGTRLLEIGTGWGELAIRAAARGAVVRSITLSVEQRALALERVAAAGVADRVRVDLCDYRELLEEPEAAHAYDAVVSVEMIEAVGAQYWSTYFSTLAHVLAPGGRVALQAITMPDDRMRASKDTHTFITKYIFPGGALPSLVAIEEALEGTGLRPVDDLAIGADYALTLQRWDAAFGAAQEKVLALGFDETFCRMWHFYLQYCRAGFAAGYIDDHQLVFTGGGAR
- the sigK gene encoding ECF RNA polymerase sigma factor SigK; translation: MDPVRSGADGAPDQGAPLGADHTDLATELAALLNRSARGDREAFARLYDATSARVHGLVLRVVRDPAQAEEVTQETYLEVWRTASRFDSDRGSALSWLLTIGHRKAVDRVRSAEASSRRETTYHQRNHAVDHDATADAAHASLEAKRVRTALADLTAIQREAIELAYLGGYTHTEVAALLDLPVGTAKTRIRDGLIRLRDAIGVGR
- a CDS encoding molybdopterin-dependent oxidoreductase, whose product is MVSADDWTLTIDGDVDEEITLTFDDLLAMDLIERDITLTCVSNTVGGPYAGGARWLGVRLTDVLDRAGVGGTADQILSTDVDGMTISTPLALATDGRDAMLAVGMNGEALPREHGFPVRMVVPGLYGFISATKWVTRLTLTTYAEQSAYWTDRDWATDAPIKPSARIDTPAALADIDAGEVVIGGVAWAQFDKGVKRVQVRIDGGPWTDAELGPDAGNVYWRQWFHKWQAESGSHRIAARTLTGDGETQTAVRAEPFPDGASGVHELIVNVA
- a CDS encoding anti-sigma factor — its product is MTDHDQNLRPGELPAADLHRLSGAYAVDALDDMERARFERHLADCADCRAEVAELQETATLLATDEVAPPPDLRAAVLAGIETVRPLPPVAEPARPVEPARPAAAGRRSHRRVRWTHNRMFLAAAAVVLIALAAGTVWIRPWAGDGGDTIAAPTTTERVLEADDATRVRQDFPDGSTATVVVSRSEGRAVIVTEDMAAAPSGRVYQLWLQTPEGSMQPAGLMPDAPDATLLLDGDAADATAVGITVEPDGGSREPSSDPIALFTLET
- a CDS encoding fasciclin domain-containing protein, encoding MNHFKLPLRRTAGVAAALALSVSLAACGSDDESADDSGSGDTTSETSESPMDEGSESMDDSTGAMTETFGPACSEIPTDGEGSLDGMVDDTVATAASNNPLLSTLVTAVSSIDGLADTLNGAEALTVFAPYNGAFEELGQKNVNALVKDAKKNGQDSDLYAVLAHHVVGENATADAVVGEHDTLAGDTVTVEGDPESGMTVSDGDVTANVLCGNIPTANATVYVIDQVMTGVK